Sequence from the Symbiopectobacterium purcellii genome:
TGTGGTATGCCTTTATTATTTGGGGACTGGCTGCGGTATGGTGGCCCCTGCTGGTACTGCTGTTCCAAAGCGGCCCGGTGCGCCGTGCATTGGAAAAAGCGCAAAAACTGGTAGATAAACTGCTGGGTACGGTGCTGATTGCACTCGGCATCAAGGTAGCGTTGGGGTAACACATTCCCTCATCGAACGGACAGTAAAAAAAACCAGCGTGCAAGCGCTGGTTTTTTTATAGCCTATCCACTCATCCCACACTTATTCCGCATTACGCTGCTTTCTTTTCTTCGCCGCGATATCGTTCAATACTGAAGACCAATTCTTTTCATCATAGTTATTTATGGCTATTTTTTCATTGATATCTGACTTGAAGAATTTTTCTTTAATATTATTGATATCTATCGGGAAAAAGGATTGTGAGCTCGAATCCCACAGCACATTTTCAGAATGCAGGTCATCATGCATAATGCCCAGCTTGTTAAGCCTCTCTATCATATCGACAAACTTTTCCTCGGCATTATTCGGTAACGAACCGGGAGGCAAGGCGCTCAGTGTTTCCCCAGGAATTTTATACATTCTGACATAAGAAACGCCTTCCTCATCCACCAGGTGCATGGCGGCGTCTTCCCCGTAATAGCGTCTAAAGACCTCGGCCTCATGTTTGACGGCCTCTGCGATAGATTCCCCCTCATTTTCCAGGTAAACCTTTATCAGATATGCGTTATCATCCGCATCAATAAACACTTCCCCGTTGGTCCCCTCACCGACGAGCTTACCTACATTAAAATCAACTTTAAGCTCTGGGAAATCGGGCCTCATTAAGGTAATGGTATCCATAACCTGTGAAGTCCCTGGCTCTGGCGGATAGTCTTTTTTTAACCTTTTAGCCCAAGGGGGAATCTTACCCGTTTGTTCAACCTCCAATGCAAAGGCATAGTCATTAAAGAGCCCCTTCTCCTGAAAACGATACTCAGAGAGTAATTTTTCCGCTGAAGCCTCGCTAAAGCCGTCAACCTCTTTAAGTACGCTGAGCGCCGTTTTTCTTTTTCTCCCCCCCATACCTACCGCCATAATATTCTGCAACCTTTCGGCGATATTCTCTTTGTAAAAGGTATTATTCTTCAGTCGAAGAACCATCTTAGGGTCATGCACCGCTTTAATCAGCAGAAAACGGTTATTGCCCACCTTTTTGACACGAATAAATTGGCTGTTGATATTCAAATAACTCTGGTTACTCTCGTTCCATAGCAACCCATTCTTATCTGGAGAAGAGAGATGCGTTACATCAATATTCTGCGTAAACATATCTGCGGTGATCTGTTTTTCAAGCGAACGGGATACATGAACAGAGGTTGGACGCTCAAATACCCAGCGCCTACCGTCCCAGGATATCAAATAATGTTCCTTATCCGGATAATGACTGTTGTATACCTCATAATGAACGCCTCGCCCGGGAGAAACGACTTCTCTCACCGGCACAATGTCTCCGTTCATTTCAATATACCGTCCCCAGGTGTAATGTGAAGTGTCGTCAATTTTTTCTGCACGATATATCTTTCCCGAACCATAATACCGTGGGTTATTATTGGTGCAGGGAATATAGTTGAACCCCCTGTCTGGTTCGATGCGGAGCGTGTTAATTATATTTTCCTGTTCGTGGGTAAACACTGGATGCTGGTTATGCGTACGCATGTGCCAGGTGTTGGATAATGGTTCAAGGTATACCGGCACAAACTCGTGGGAGCCTGAGGCTTTTCTTAGCACGATCTCAAACTTTCCCTCGCCATTTTTGTTCAGATCGTAATATTCGCCGTACAACGGTATCTGCTTTTTCCCTTCCCTCACCTCAACATTAAGGTTGGCGGTATCGAAAGTGTCAGCATATCGCCACGCAAGCGTCTCCTCATCGACAATCACCTTTCTCTGCAATAACTCAGGCTTTATCGCATAAGGGTGATATGTCATAAATTCATTGGGTTTATCCGTTGGTTTCAGGAAGATCTCTCGGCCTTCGGTATGGATAGCGGTATTACCCGGTTGAAGTTCAAGTAAAATTTCTTTCTTTATCCCGTTTTGCGGATTGCGAACATAATAAGCTGCTCTTTGCTGACCCGGAGTGGTATGCAGCAATTCAGTCGGTTTCACTTTTCGGGTAACACCGCGGAATTTGAACGAGATACCACCAACATCAAGAGATGTTGCTATCTCAGCAATGTTCAACCGACGAAACCGCTCGGCACAAATTTCATCACCTTGATTTTTATAGTACTCACGGCGTTTTGCATTCGCAATGAGCTTACCAATTAACGGTTTTATCCCCAGCGTCAGCAGATCGGTTACAAAATTTAATCCCGCAGCTGCGCCCCTGGCTTCAGGCAACGGTCCCCCCTCGGTGTCATCATAAATCATCCTAAAGGGGTTCTCTGCTCTCTGGGCTTGAAATAAAAGCAGTTTTCCTTCGTTCTCACCGCTAGCATTGAGTATCTCTTCCTCAAAGGCGCAGTGTTCTTTTATATGTTCTCCGGTTCGAGGATCAAACTCAGGCAGTAACGCTCGCTTTATTCTATCGGTACTCTCCCTTAGTGGAGCAATAAAGACTGGACCGGCTTTTGCCCATTGCTGCAATGACAGTTCAAGGTCCTGACCTTCCTCAAGGCTTAACTGCCCATCAGACACAAGATAGTGTTTAATGGCTGCAATCAGCGCATTCTTTTTTTGATCGTCAAAGAGAATATGACTATTTTGATTAATAAAAACAATACTATTGCTATTAGCATATGATGCCCTTTCCTGTTCTATTTCTGGCAACAACAAGGACCGAGAGGAAACCGGCCCATCGTCAGCAAAAGACACAGAAACCGGATTGCTGTCAATAAAATAATTACGTTTAGCAAGTGCGGAGTCATTATCCATAATGGACAATAAATTCTCTTTATAAGCAAAAGAGGCAGCGCCAG
This genomic interval carries:
- a CDS encoding OspG family effector kinase translates to MPVSAIQHRLSTACYLDKPCKNKREKVLESINSNSSVSVHDFSSHISHVQNSPRIFSPSPAPVFARKGSMVTTLQLMLLFNVLNRTGAASFAYKENLLSIMDNDSALAKRNYFIDSNPVSVSFADDGPVSSRSLLLPEIEQERASYANSNSIVFINQNSHILFDDQKKNALIAAIKHYLVSDGQLSLEEGQDLELSLQQWAKAGPVFIAPLRESTDRIKRALLPEFDPRTGEHIKEHCAFEEEILNASGENEGKLLLFQAQRAENPFRMIYDDTEGGPLPEARGAAAGLNFVTDLLTLGIKPLIGKLIANAKRREYYKNQGDEICAERFRRLNIAEIATSLDVGGISFKFRGVTRKVKPTELLHTTPGQQRAAYYVRNPQNGIKKEILLELQPGNTAIHTEGREIFLKPTDKPNEFMTYHPYAIKPELLQRKVIVDEETLAWRYADTFDTANLNVEVREGKKQIPLYGEYYDLNKNGEGKFEIVLRKASGSHEFVPVYLEPLSNTWHMRTHNQHPVFTHEQENIINTLRIEPDRGFNYIPCTNNNPRYYGSGKIYRAEKIDDTSHYTWGRYIEMNGDIVPVREVVSPGRGVHYEVYNSHYPDKEHYLISWDGRRWVFERPTSVHVSRSLEKQITADMFTQNIDVTHLSSPDKNGLLWNESNQSYLNINSQFIRVKKVGNNRFLLIKAVHDPKMVLRLKNNTFYKENIAERLQNIMAVGMGGRKRKTALSVLKEVDGFSEASAEKLLSEYRFQEKGLFNDYAFALEVEQTGKIPPWAKRLKKDYPPEPGTSQVMDTITLMRPDFPELKVDFNVGKLVGEGTNGEVFIDADDNAYLIKVYLENEGESIAEAVKHEAEVFRRYYGEDAAMHLVDEEGVSYVRMYKIPGETLSALPPGSLPNNAEEKFVDMIERLNKLGIMHDDLHSENVLWDSSSQSFFPIDINNIKEKFFKSDINEKIAINNYDEKNWSSVLNDIAAKKRKQRNAE